A genome region from Deltaproteobacteria bacterium includes the following:
- a CDS encoding 4Fe-4S dicluster domain-containing protein: IDIGVQRFCEKCGLCAEYCPSRAIMPRPRTDKAWDKSNAEGVLKWPIHAMDCFDWWVANGTHCSVCIRVCPWNKPNTFVHRLVRTLAERDILTRFLVSMDELFGYGRQVKSELYSRIQDPSVVKVEDTG, translated from the coding sequence CAATAGACATAGGCGTCCAGAGATTCTGTGAGAAATGCGGCCTCTGCGCCGAGTACTGCCCCAGCCGCGCAATTATGCCCCGCCCGAGAACAGACAAGGCCTGGGATAAATCCAATGCGGAAGGCGTCCTGAAATGGCCGATTCACGCAATGGACTGCTTTGACTGGTGGGTTGCAAATGGAACACACTGTTCTGTTTGCATCAGGGTCTGTCCATGGAACAAGCCCAACACGTTCGTCCACAGGTTGGTCAGAACACTGGCTGAACGAGACATATTGACCCGTTTTCTGGTATCCATGGACGAATTGTTCGGTTATGGCAGACAGGTCAAGAGTGAACTGTACAGCCGAATCCAGGATCCTTCAGTAGTGAAGGTAGAAGACACTGGATGA